The window TTTAGCTTCAAAAAGCAAGCTTTCGCACCTATTGCTCGTAAATCATCAACTTTATGAATGCCGATTTTGCCTAATGCTCTCTCTACTGACATATTCATATTCGGTAAATCTTTGATGCGTAATACCGCTGATTGTTTTTGTTTTCGTTCTTCAATCGCAGAACGATAAGCTAACTCAATACAATGGAGCAATAACTCTTCATTTTCCCATATCTGCTCAGGGATCTGATAATAACGCAGTTCTAGCGGTATGCCTTTTTTGCTAAACACTAGCCGCCTAAGTTTAATAGATTCAAAGTAGCTTCTTGCAAAAAGACATCCACGTAAATATAAAAGGCCATCTAATGTTAACCCGATGATGGCACTATCGATGATTAGACAATATCCACCAAAGTGGTTTTTCTTTTTAAACTCACCAAAACGTTTTAATAGCTGATCTAATCGAGGATCATTCTTTTCCAGTAAAGACATACACCCAAGCTCCTTATGAGTATTCATCTACTTCCATCCTTGTATGTGAAACTATAAATATCCTAATTTTACAAACAATTAGCAGAAACCTATTCTGAGATGAACAGCCTAAAACTCCAAGAATATTGCAGATAAAAACACCAAAGTTGCGAAGCGCTTTGAAAAAATAGGCTTGATATTGTATGAATATACAGTTACTGTATATTCATACAGCTTGATTGGTGAGGTGAATTATGGCTATCTATTCTTGGAACAAAGCAACTGAACATTCTGTTAACCACAGTA of the Providencia stuartii genome contains:
- a CDS encoding TfoX/Sxy family DNA transformation protein — translated: MNTHKELGCMSLLEKNDPRLDQLLKRFGEFKKKNHFGGYCLIIDSAIIGLTLDGLLYLRGCLFARSYFESIKLRRLVFSKKGIPLELRYYQIPEQIWENEELLLHCIELAYRSAIEERKQKQSAVLRIKDLPNMNMSVERALGKIGIHKVDDLRAIGAKACFLKLKQLGRFSPSIKLLIGLAGAIEGYHSAVLPLQMKQELINWYNSVG